In the Cryptococcus depauperatus CBS 7841 chromosome 4, complete sequence genome, GGCTGAGCCCAATAGCCTTGATTGGGCATCATGTGTCCGCTCATGGAATGGTGTGGAATGGCAGAATACCCTTGCCAGTTGCCTTGTGGAATCATGGGAGATGAACCTTGGCCTTGAGTCGGGGTTGACCCTTGGCCAGTAGATTGGGCTTGCTGGCTAGACTGCTGTTGAGACATCCTAGCAGTTTGTGGTGCCGGCAGCCAAGGCTGCTGATGCGTTGGACCAGTTTTTGGTTGCTCCGAACCAGGCCATTGCTGAATAGTTGTTGCGGATGAAGCATAATCATACGAAGCGGGCGGATGTCTGTGTTGCGCGCCGCCACTGCTCTGCGCCAAAGTATTGGATTGGGTGGGTGTATGACGAGACTGTTGGTGCTGTGAATAGTTGTGGGGATAGTTCCATGGAGCTGACTGCTGAGCGTGTTGGCTATAGGGCGGATATTGCGAGTACGTGTGTGCAGACTGAGGCTGTCCAGGTATAGCGTTAAAATTGTGCGTCAGGACCTGCGGCGGGGCGGAAGTAGGCTGGTACGAAGACTGGTGAACCTTGGCACCTTGGGTATAGTAACCGGACGGAGGCGGATTCGCTTGTCCTGGAGGAGGTGTAATCTTGGAGTTTTGGCCAGATGCCCGACGCGAACTTGGCAATGTGGATGGTGATGATGCGTTGCTGTACGCTGCACTCAACATCCATTCCCAACCGTCATCCTCAAAGGACTCACCTTATCCCTGCTCCATAACCACCCTGCCGCTGCTGATACGACACATAGTTTTCCGGATTTCCAATATATAACGCCTGTCCTCCGTTACTCTTATCCAAATGTCCATCCTCCACGGCATAGGCTCTAGCATTCGATCCAGAGCGACGGTGCGCGCCTTGCGGGTACGTTTCCGCCCCAGACTATACCCACCGTCAGCGCTACTCGACGCGCCTTCCACCTGTCTTCCGATTATGAATGGATGTCACAACTCACTGGTGGCCACTGGGTTGTGCTGCCCGACTCGGACGCATTCGTTTCCATGTCGCTTAACGCTGGTCACTGCCGTCGACGCATTGGTCAGCTCATATCGACGTACGACGCGACGCGCTGAGTGATAGATATAAAAGCATAACCACTTACAAAGGTACTGATAAAAAAGAGATAGGCGATTTGATTCCCCCGAGGCCGCGTCAGTAGGTATCAGCGAGTGGCGAGTGGCAAAATGTGGCGGCGGAGGCAAAAGCGGAAGACGCCGCTGCAGTCGTTAGACAGGGAGAAGCGAACAATGCTACAGTCAATCTCTGTTAGGGTTCCACGTCACCAGTTTCCAAAGGAATCTAAAGATCGCATGGGTaaaaagcagaaagagtACAGCAGAGGGCATATGCCTCGCGGCGGCACTCGCCGCCGGGGCAGGGAAAATGCGGCCGGGCTACGCCTTTTGACAAAAAGTTGCGCGGCGTTATGAAATGTGGCACATGGGTCTCCTTTCAGTCATACTCCGACATGGACTCACCTCCAAAGACAAATGACGAATGACGGTTGACTCGAATGTTGAAAAGCTATATACGTTTGACCGAGTAGAAGGCGAGGCAACAACACATAGAGCTGTTGGATGGACAGGTTCTTCGGGCCGTCTCGTCCTTGATCACCAAGCGCAAGCATGTTAAAACACAGTGTTAGTGAGGTACGCCAAACGGAAAAGCGAAAGACGGCAGGAGAGGCCAAGCCAGCGGTTGCGCGGAGGCTGTCGCAAGAGGAGCTGTCAGCGAGAAGGTCAGAAGGGCTGAGCCGGGTTCTGAGGACGTGTAAGATTGGTACGCAGGTTATCTTCGTCTGGCAGGATCTGCTTCGCGCGGCGTATTCTACAAAGGGTACGAATAACCGGCAGGCAGTCTGGGCAGGAGGAGCTGGTACACAGCGGCCAGTCAGAAGAAGGAGCGAGGAAAGCGTCAACAAGATGAGTAcattggtggaagaagattcAGAAACGAGATGGCGAAAGCATTCCGGCTGTAATTCGTAGGGAATGCAGCCCTATTGCCATCGTTAAGTGGCTATCTGTGCATCGTGCTGTCTATTCTGCATTCTCGCGCACTTGCGTCAAAGAGAGCCTGAGTTTTTCGCGAAGCTTGGTCGCCATTGGATCCTCGTTTTTGTCTGGTGGTGGCTATCAAAGCGTCAGCAGTTGCTGAGAAGTTTGACCTACCAGTTGGTCTAGCAAGTATCTGGGTAGAGGTCGAGTGTGAGCTATATAGCATGGATGTTGCACTACTCACTCAACCTCGTCAATGGTCTGCACCATTTTATGTCAGTTGCGGACACGGTACAGCATTGGTACGCACAAGTACAACGGGAATTCTTATGAGGAATGTCAGTGAAAACAAATAAGAGAGGATTAATTACCTGTTCATGATAGAGGTAGATTGCAAAGTTGTTTGACTGTGAAAAAGTTTAAAGAGTGAAGGATGAATAGGATGAATAGGATGACGCAAGGTTATTTGGTTCCGTCGTTCAAATCCATCTGTATAACTTTTGCTtgtttttatatatattaCGAAAAGACAGAATGGTTTACATTAGACTCTTGTTGATATATAAACGACTTTTTTTGGCATCAATTCCATCCAGCACATTAGTGACTTGCCGAATCCTTGTCAGGCTCACTCTTAACGGCAATGCCACAACGGTACCGATAGCCAAGGATTGAGGAAAAAAGCTAAATGAAGTGGATTGGTTGGTTTAATCGCATAACTCGGCGCTGCACGAACATTGTTAGCCCAGCCAACCCATCTATAATACTTGCATGACGCTCTTCAATACAGCTACATTGTCATTTACCAAACCGTTAATGACCCTCGCCTGGATCATCATTGGAGAGGTCTTGGCGAAGCCGAATGCGATGGGACGATATGGCAGCTCCCGCACAACTCCATACCTAGCTCAGTATTTTTAATGATACTAGTTTGAAAGCTCACTAACATCAGTACCGGCTTTCTGCCCTAGCGATCGCTCGCTACGCCCTAATTCTAGGCTGGCGTCGAAACTCCAGGACTAGATGTAGTCGTTGTAGGCTGGTTCCACATGTTTGACTCTCTAACCATCATCGGGCTTGGTGCCTATAGGTCACTGATGGTATCCTTGAGGAGACATGCCAGACCGATCAACGTATAGACAGAGCCAACTGCGACCTCAACCTGCTACAGCCTGTCGGAACGCCGTAGAAGGCGATCCAGCttgcaaaagttgaagaagcgAGACGCTATTGGGGTCTCAACGAGCCCAGTGTATAACCTCCATAACTAAATGTTATAGCTCACATAACGCCTCTCCGCCATATTGAGGCTTGGCGGCTTTAGCAAACGTTGGTATTGATGATCCGTGATCTACTTTGATGTTGAATGCCAAGTTACATCCTGATGGGTATCTTGGTTGTACCTTTTGCCGTTGTTCATCACGAGAATGACGGTGGTTTTTAGGTCTCGTTAATAAAATGTGAAGCAATGGCCATGaacatttcttcttcggcTGGACTTGTCATTGAGAACGGAAGGCATAGTTGTGATGACTTGGCAAGTTGTAATGGCATACCGAATATGGCATGTGGTTGGTTGTTTGGTAAACGcgaagacaagaaaaaagtttTTTAAAGGCCATGGGGTCTGACGTTGAAGTGCTTGGCATTGGGTGATAGGTCTTGTAGGATAACCATCGGGGTATATTTGGCCCAGCCGAGTTTGCAAATCATGAGAGCTGGTAAGAGTTGTCTTGGagaggctttgaaaacagcTTTGTAGATTTTTATTGATGGGTCACTGTCTTCCACAAACACGCTTGATGGATTACCAGACATGAACAGTACTCGATGCATGACAATGAGACTCACCTCAAAGCAATGGTGCTGTATGTCAATCGGCGATGCCATGATCAGTGCTGAACACGGTGTGTGTTGGAATTACCGTTGACATCCTATACATACGTTATGGGCAAAGTGTAACGGCCAGCTGCTCTTTTCGCTTTGCTAGTCATGAATGAGTCTTCTTGCTTGGTCTTTTGTACAGCTGTAGGATGCAGAGCGTCGTACCGGGAATAGCAGATAGTTTACGCATTCAAGCACAACACGCTGTCTCACTGCTCGGGAATCTTGAAGAGAGTCGAAAAAGCCAGCAGGGAGATCCATTATATCTAATCTGGATGGATGGTGCCATTCCTCATACAGTTAATCAGTCCGTTTAACCGCAGCGACACATAGATGTATCAATACACACAAGACGCACCGAGTGAAAAGCGCAACACCTCTGCAATATCAGCCATTGGTACATATTTTCGTGATCCATGATAGTCGACGGCATGCACCTGATTGGCGCATAGCAGTGTAACTTGTCATTGGCAAATCTTGTTTATCACTCATCTGTCAAATGTCTCCGCAATAATATCCTTCGTTTATCTTGTTCATTGTGTGAATGGTCCAGGCAATTAAGATTGACGTGccatttctcttccactGCAAGGTTTGAATGCTATGGTGCAGTCGTTATTAAATGCGTTACCGCAAGTGATCATTAGAAATGAGAGAAAATTTCGGATTGAAGCGTCATAAGGTggagaaggacaaggagAGTGGTGGTTATAAGTTTCTGCCTCTTGAGGATAACATCATTTGAATATCCGActgcttcttttctttcagcCGTTTCCAAAACATACACTTGACAGTTTGCGAATGTATAGTACTGTCAGTGTAACTCATTACCAAAACCGGATCGCGTCGTCAACAAGCCTAGCAGCTGTAGTTGAGATGCCCGCAGCCAATACAAGAGGCGTAGTGGCTTGTCAGGGAGCGTCGTAAGATATCTCAGATGTTGAATTTCAATGCCACATATTGCAATTATGCTTGAGGAAGGCTTGTGAAGACATTCCCTGGGTGTTGAGATTGAATTGAGTGCGTTTCAACAATTCATTTACGATGGTAGATTTCTGTTGCTTGTCTAATGTTAATCGTTAAGAACCTCTTGCGGTAATTGTCACAAAGCAGTTCGCTCCATAGATGGAATGTCATCCTACTGATGGCTAATAGAAGATCAGATATCAACCATTGCCAGCGCGACTGTATCTTGCATCCGACATGCTTTTGTCAGTCTACAGACTGGGAGCCAAGTTCTGGGTCAACAATGGTGGCATTCAGGCAGCAATCTATACCTCATCCCATGGCTTACAGATAATTTGTCGAGCTCGTTACTTGCTGATTTGTAGCTGGTACTCAAATTTGTGAGATCTAGTAAAAGGATATACTATTTTAAAAAGTAGAATAGTAACTATATTGCTAAGGTGTAATGACGTTGATAATTGAAAGACCTGTCCTTCtaagaagaaaagataggAAAAGGCCTTCGACAATAAGTTGTATTGAGAAGAACTTGAAAAGTAACTAGTATTTATACCTTTCAGTGTCCTTCTTGAACGCCTTGCGCCCTGTGCCTGGGCTCAAATCAGATCTCACTGAATACTCCAACCATTCGTGATAACAAAGTATAAAATGCCATGGTCAACATCCCCCTTTTTAAAAAAAGCCACGTCATTGCAATTTTTTTCCGTTCCAACTCCTCGACGGATAATTTGTTCCAATTTGTGAtttcttttacttcttGGATATCTTTCAAAGTATCCCGCAAAGACAACCTTTAACCGCAAATGTCCAACGCTTCTCTTGTCAACTCAAACACTCCCGCCAGACAAGCTGGCCTCCTCAATCCAGCTGATGCTCTCAAATACCTCGACGAGTATCCCAGAGGCGATGGACTCTCTTTGCAAGAGTTGATGGACTCGGGGAAGAATGGTGGTTTGACTTACAACGACTTTCTGATCCTCCCAGGTCACATCAGTTTCCCCGCTTCTGATGTCTCGTTGCAGTCCAAGTGAGTTGTCGCCTAAAGAACAATGATGAATAATTCGCTCACATGGTGATAGGGCTACTAGAAACATCCACCTCAATAGtcctttcctctcttctcctaTGGACACAGTTACCGAGGACCAGTGAGTATTCGCCGTTTCTAGCCACAACAATCCACTGACTCCAAGCAGAATGGCCATTGCCATCGCTCTCCACGGTGGACTTGGTATCATTCACCACAACTGCTCTGCCGAAGATCAGGCCGCCATGGTCCGACGGGTCAAAAAGTTCGAAAACGGTTTCATCACTGACCCTGTCTGCCTTGGTCCCGATGCTAATGTTGGTGACGTTTTGGAAATCAAAGCCAAGTTCGGTTTTTGTGGTGTTCCCATTACTGGTGGGTGTAATTTTTATCACTTGTCCCAATTTCCATGTCTAATGATTGCAGAAACTGGAAAAAATGGCGGCAAACTTCTCGGTATCGTCACTGGCCGAGATGTGCAATTCCAGGACCCTACTTCGCCCATCAAGTCTGTCATGACTACCAAGGTCGTCACTGGCTCTTCTCCCATCTCCCTGGAAAAGGCCAATGCGTTACTGCGCGAAACCAAGAAGGGAAAGCTTCCTATTGTTGATGCATCCGGTaatctcatctctcttgtcGCCCGATCGGATTTGCTCAAGAACCAGAACTACCCTTATGCCTCCAAGGTTCCCGAGAGCAAGCAGCTTTACTGTGGTGCCTCCGTGGGCACTCGACTTGGAGACAGGGACAGACTGAAGCTTCTTGTTGAGGCCGGTCTCGATGTCGTCGTTTTGGACTCCTCTCAGGGTAATTCGATCTTCCAAATTGATTTCATCAAATGGATCAAACAAAAATACCCCAAGCTTGAGATTATCGCTGGTAATGTCGTAACCCGAGAACAAGCTGCCCAGTTGATTCTCGCTGGCGCAGATGGTCTAAGAATTGGTATGGGCTCTGGCTCCATTTGTATAACTCAGGAAGTTATGGCTGTTGGTCGACCTCAGGGTACTGCTGTTTATGCTGTCGCTGAGTTTGCCAGTCGGTAAGTATGGGCTCGTGTCAAC is a window encoding:
- a CDS encoding inosine-5'-monophosphate dehydrogenase, whose translation is MSNASLVNSNTPARQAGLLNPADALKYLDEYPRGDGLSLQELMDSGKNGGLTYNDFLILPGHISFPASDVSLQSKATRNIHLNSPFLSSPMDTVTEDQMAIAIALHGGLGIIHHNCSAEDQAAMVRRVKKFENGFITDPVCLGPDANVGDVLEIKAKFGFCGVPITETGKNGGKLLGIVTGRDVQFQDPTSPIKSVMTTKVVTGSSPISLEKANALLRETKKGKLPIVDASGNLISLVARSDLLKNQNYPYASKVPESKQLYCGASVGTRLGDRDRLKLLVEAGLDVVVLDSSQGNSIFQIDFIKWIKQKYPKLEIIAGNVVTREQAAQLILAGADGLRIGMGSGSICITQEVMAVGRPQGTAVYAVAEFASRFGIPCIADGGIGNIGHIAKALALGASAVMMGGLLAGTTESPGEYFYHEGKRVKVYRGMGSIEAMEHTQRGSVSGKMSILSLDNAATARYFSETDAVKVAQGVSGDVADKGSINKFVPYLFAGLQHSFQDAGIRSVSELHSATRSGSLRFELRTASAQLEGGVNGLNSYTKRLFA